The following proteins are co-located in the Diaphorobacter sp. HDW4B genome:
- a CDS encoding SycD/LcrH family type III secretion system chaperone: MEANPTASAAGAHPPNLETQVLDLFAAGVTLGDMFHFSEHDYEAVYALAHSLYSQGRFDDAMRLFAFLTASSPYEKRFANALASSMQMLKMYKQAIEYYSVASVMDLMDPMPTFHTAECLMALSHYPEARQALELVLRQTQTPEREALRARATALLEHMSEKKLGEGERPLIDLAKLDEESAKSTL, from the coding sequence ATGGAAGCCAACCCAACCGCATCGGCCGCCGGAGCCCATCCGCCGAACCTGGAGACGCAGGTGCTCGATCTGTTTGCCGCAGGCGTCACGCTGGGCGACATGTTTCATTTTTCCGAGCATGACTACGAGGCGGTCTACGCCCTCGCGCACAGCCTGTACAGCCAGGGGCGTTTTGATGACGCCATGCGCCTGTTCGCATTTCTCACGGCCAGCAGCCCCTATGAGAAGCGCTTTGCCAACGCGCTGGCGTCCAGCATGCAGATGCTCAAGATGTACAAGCAGGCCATCGAGTACTACAGCGTGGCCTCGGTCATGGATTTGATGGACCCCATGCCCACCTTCCACACGGCCGAGTGCCTGATGGCGCTGAGCCACTACCCCGAAGCTCGCCAGGCGCTGGAGCTGGTGCTGCGCCAAACGCAGACGCCGGAGCGCGAGGCCCTGCGGGCCCGTGCCACTGCCTTGCTGGAGCACATGAGCGAGAAGAAGCTCGGCGAAGGCGAGCGCCCACTCATCGATTTGGCGAAGCTCGATGAAGAGTCCGCCAAGTCAACCCTTTGA
- the sctW gene encoding type III secretion system gatekeeper subunit SctW, whose product MSKIEGFSNYAAQGDNARGLDRGGGARSRGEFEGMLIEVEDEAMLITESAEELSLFNSSKAESKNAAERKKDTMRSLERMNKDEVAECMEASETFENAEEEAMFAHLMLAGRQDPGRLARQKFGRASDQFLALQYALNKGEEEGSDGEVLDAIREALDDLDMEAGPQIRADLNTLGAASEGMGSKEELQEFQQTYTDIVLGEPTLVGTLSLALSRFGPKDFAVGMDRLVKALGQDVAAARSSCDPTRLQNLIQDLYHLRVVATVLDSAKELFAQLAARHGSLGGDAVALTKELVTLSSEKWVAGSRFATLVEKQGARTTEAQIHMLTGLKSLMRSMPERVFVDADQRQGVLNALQDALDKAIEREEEGG is encoded by the coding sequence ATGTCCAAAATCGAAGGTTTCTCCAATTACGCAGCCCAGGGCGACAACGCCCGTGGCCTTGACCGTGGTGGGGGCGCGCGCAGCCGTGGCGAGTTCGAGGGGATGTTGATCGAGGTGGAAGACGAGGCCATGCTGATCACGGAGTCGGCCGAGGAGCTGAGTCTGTTCAACTCGTCCAAGGCCGAGTCCAAGAATGCAGCCGAGCGCAAGAAGGACACGATGCGCTCGCTCGAACGCATGAACAAGGACGAGGTGGCCGAGTGCATGGAGGCCTCGGAAACTTTCGAAAACGCCGAGGAAGAGGCGATGTTCGCCCACCTGATGCTGGCTGGGCGACAAGACCCCGGGCGGCTGGCGCGGCAGAAGTTCGGGCGCGCGTCGGACCAGTTTCTGGCGCTGCAATATGCGTTGAACAAGGGCGAGGAAGAGGGCTCGGATGGCGAGGTGCTGGACGCCATTCGCGAGGCGCTCGATGACCTCGACATGGAGGCCGGCCCGCAGATTCGCGCCGACCTCAACACTCTGGGCGCGGCCAGCGAAGGTATGGGCTCCAAGGAGGAGCTGCAGGAGTTTCAGCAGACCTACACCGACATCGTGCTGGGCGAGCCCACTTTGGTGGGCACGCTGTCGCTGGCGCTGTCGCGCTTCGGCCCCAAGGACTTCGCGGTGGGCATGGACCGCCTCGTCAAGGCATTGGGGCAGGACGTGGCGGCCGCGCGCAGCTCCTGCGATCCCACGCGGCTGCAGAACCTGATCCAGGACCTCTACCACCTGCGCGTGGTGGCCACGGTGCTCGATTCGGCCAAGGAATTGTTCGCGCAACTGGCGGCTCGGCATGGCTCCTTGGGCGGCGATGCCGTGGCGCTGACCAAGGAGCTGGTGACGCTGAGTTCGGAGAAATGGGTGGCCGGCTCGCGCTTTGCGACGCTGGTCGAAAAGCAGGGCGCACGCACGACCGAAGCGCAGATCCACATGTTGACCGGCCTGAAGTCGCTGATGCGCAGCATGCCTGAGCGCGTCTTTGTCGATGCCGATCAGCGCCAGGGCGTGCTCAATGCCCTGCAGGACGCACTGGACAAGGCAATTGAACGTGAAGAGGAAGGTGGGTGA